One Arvicanthis niloticus isolate mArvNil1 chromosome 13, mArvNil1.pat.X, whole genome shotgun sequence genomic window carries:
- the Chadl gene encoding chondroadherin-like protein: MGKGGGVGTAGDQARTVPGLSLVWGLQTGLAVPVGMERPQSSTWVFMLLLLTVLILSPAWHVAAQRCPQTCVCDNSRRHVTCRHQNLTDVPNTIPELTQRLDLQGNMLKVIPPAAFQDLPYLTHLDLQHCQVELVAEGAFRGLGRLLLLNLASNRLSTLPQEALDGLGSLRRLELEGNKLEELRPGTFGALGSLTTLNLAHNALVYLPAMAFQGLMRTRWLQLSHNALSVLAPEALAGLPALRRLSLHHNELQALPGAALSQARSLARLELGHNPLTYTGEEDGLALPGLRELALDHGSLQALGPRAFAHCPRLHTLDLRGNQLTTLPPLQVPGQLRRLRLQGNPLWCACHARPLLEWLVRARVRSDGACRGPRRLRGEALDTLRPSDLRCPGDAAEEDEDEDRQAGPRAPPRSPHEETAWATPCPPACVCVAETRHSACDGQGLQAVPRGFPNDTQLLDLRRNHFPSVPRAAFPGLRHLVSLHLQHCGIAELEPGALAGLDRLVYLYLSDNQLSGLSAAALEGAPVLGYLYLEHNRFLRIPGAALRALPSLFSLHLQNNAVDRLEPGDLAGARALRCLYLGGNHITQVLPGALGPARELEKLHLDRNQLREVPTGALEGLPALKELQLSGNPFRALQDGAFQPVGRSLQQLFLNSSDLEQISPRAFSGLGKGLRSLYLQKNQLQSLPAPMWLNGLELLELSGNPFHCDCQLLPLHRWLTGLNLRVGATCATPPSVRGQKVKAAATIFEACPGWTARKAKRTPTSRVSARRTPIHRQH; this comes from the exons ATGggcaaagggggtggggtgggtaccGCTGGTGACCAGGCAAGGACTGTCCCTGGTCTTTCCCTTGTGTGGGGCCTTCAGACAGGGCTGGCAGTTCCAGTCGGCATGGAGAG gcctcagagctccacctgggtcttcatgctgctgctgcttacGGTGTTGATCCTGAGTCCAGCTTGGCACGTGGCTGCCCAGCGATGCCCACAGACCTGTGTCTGTGACAACTCCAGACGCCATGTTACCTGTCGGCACCAGAACCTCACCGACGTGCCAAACACCATCCCTGAG CTTACCCAGAGGCTGGACCTCCAGGGCAATATGCTGAAGGTCATCCCTCCAGCTGCCTTCCAGGACCTGCCTTACCTCAcacatctggatctgcagcacTGTCAGGTGGAGCTGGTGGCAGAGGGGGCCTTCCGTGGCCTGGGCCGCCTGCTCCTTCTCAACCTGGCTTCCAACCGCCTGAGCACGCTTCCCCAGGAGGCACTGGACGGGCTGGGCTCACTCAGGCGCTTGGAGCTGGAGGGGAACAAGTTGGAGGAGCTGCGGCCCGGGACCTTCGGCGCCCTGGGCTCCTTGACCACTCTCAATTTGGCCCACAATGCCCTAGTCTACCTGCCCGCCATGGCTTTCCAGGGGCTGATGCGCACTCGTTGGCTGCAACTGTCTCACAACGCACTCAGCGTGCTGGCCCCCGAGGCTCTGGCCGGCCTGCCCGCGCTGCGCCGCCTCAGCCTGCACCACAATGAGCTGCAGGCCCTGCCCGGGGCCGCCCTGTCCCAGGCCCGCAGCCTGGCGCGTCTGGAGCTGGGCCACAACCCGCTCACCTACACGGGAGAGGAGGATGGCCTGGCGCTGCCCGGCCTGCGGGAGCTCGCCCTGGACCACGGGTCCCTGCAGGCCCTGGGCCCCCGGGCCTTCGCCCACTGCCCGCGCCTGCACACCCTCGACCTCCGCGGAAACCAGCTGACCACCCTGCCCCCGCTGCAGGTCCCGGGTCAGCTGCGCCGGCTGCGGCTGCAGGGCAACCCTCTGTGGTGCGCCTGCCACGCGCGGCCCCTGCTCGAGTGGCTCGTGCGCGCTCGAGTGCGCTCCGACGGCGCGTGCCGGGGACCGCGGCGCCTGCGAGGCGAGGCCCTGGATACGCTGCGGCCTTCCGACCTGCGCTGCCCGGGAGACGCGGCggaggaggacgaggacgaggaccGGCAGGCCGGTCCCCGTGCCCCTCCTCGCTCCCCGCACGAAGAGACGGCGTGGGCCACGCCCTGCCCTCCAGCCTGCGTGTGCGTCGCGGAGACCCGGCACAGCGCTTGCGACGGCCAGGGCCTGCAGGCCGTGCCCCGCGGCTTCCCCAACGACACCCAGCTCCTGGACCTGAGGCGCAACCACTTCCCCTCGGTGCCCCGCGCGGCCTTCCCGGGCCTGCGCCACCTGGTGTCGTTGCACCTGCAGCACTGCGGCATCGCGGAGCTGGAGCCGGGCGCCTTGGCGGGCCTGGACCGCCTGGTCTATCTCTACCTCTCAGACAACCAGCTCTCGGGCCTGAGCGCTGCAGCCCTCGAAGGGGCCCCTGTCCTGGGCTACCTGTACCTGGAGCACAACCGCTTCCTGAGGATCCCGGGGGCTGCTCTGCGTGCCCTACCCAGCCTCTTCTCTCTACACCTTCAGAACAACGCGGTGGACCGCCTGGAGCCTGGGGATCTGGCAGGAGCGCGGGCTTTGCGCTGCCTTTACCTGGGTGGAAATCACATCACCCAGGTTTTACCTGGGGCGCTAGGTCCAGCCAGGGAGCTGGAGAAGCTGCACCTTGACAGAAACCAGCTGCGAGAGGTGCCCACTGGAGCCTTGGAGGGGCTGCCTGCACTCAAGGAGCTGCAGCTCTCGGGGAACCCATTCAGGGCTCTGCAAGATGGGGCCTTTCAGCCTGTGGGGCGGTCGCTGCAGCAGCTCTTCCTGAACAGCAGTGACCTGGAGCAG ATTTCTCCCagggccttctcaggcctgggaaAAGGGCTGCGGAGCTTGTACCTGCAGAAGAACCAACTTCAGTCCCTGCCAGCCCCGATGTGGCTCAACGGGCTGGAGCTCCTCGAGCTCAGCGGCaatcctttccactgtgactGCCAGCTGCTCCCGCTGCACAG gtGGCTCACTGGATTGAACCTGCGGGTGGGTGCCACCTGTGCCACCCCTCCCAGTGTCCGTGGCCAGAAGGTGAAGGCTGCAGCTACAATCTTTGAAGCCTGCCCAGGCTGGACTGCCAGGAAGGCCAAGAGGACACCAACCTCCAGGGTCAGTGCCAGGAGAACTCCCATCCACAGACAACACTGA